The genomic stretch CATGATAACTGCAAGGATCGTACCAATTGTCATGACAATAAAACCAACCCAACTAAAAGACTTTACTTTTGGGCCGAAGTCACCTAGCGTTTTACTCATTCCTGTAATCAAGAAACCAAAAATAAAGTATGTAGTAAAGACAATAGCAAGCAAGATACCATGGGCAGTTAAAACTTGATAGTAATCAAGCCACTTTGGTAGTTCAAGTGCTTTGTTTCGAACAAATACCTGCAATAAACCAGCAAAAGTACCTAGTAAAAATGCAATATATGCAACTATAATGTGAGTTAATGCAAGTTTACGATCTGATTTTCCAATCATTTCATTCATTATTTCACCGCCTCAATTGTTGTTTGCATAAACGAATGACCTGTTCCGCAATACTCATTACATAAAATTAAATAATTTCCAGGTTTTTTAAACGAATATTCCTTCGTATTAATTTGACCAGGAATAGCCATCATATTTACATTTGTATGAACGATCGAAAAACTATGATTTACATCTGTACTCGTTAAAACGAATCGAATCTTCTTTCCAACTGGTACTTTTAGTTTAGTTGGTTCATAAGCAAATGTTTTTGTAAGTATAACAACATCATAAGTACCATCATCCTTTGCATACACACCTGGATGATTGAAAGGTGCAGTATTTTCAACAGTTTGCGGATTAACTGTGACCATACCACCCGCTGGTTGAAGATGGGAACGAAAAGCTGTTACACCGATAATGACTAGAAAAACAATTAAAGAAATTCCTCCAAATGTTAGCCAAATTTTTTCGTATTTATGTAGATGCATGTAAATTCTCCTAGTTAACGACTTAAATAAAATGCATAGAAGCTAAACCATAAAATGACAATGAAAACACCTAGTACGAGAACACTAATAAAAGTTCCATTTAAATTATGATCATGCTCACTCCCAGTTTTCTTTGAACTCAATTTAATCCCTCCATATGCTAAAATAAAAAATAAATTCTAAAAGATAGTATTATTTTTTCCAAGTATTTCTATTCAAGGAAATGATTTGTAAGTTACTATTCTTTAAAGAAAAAATTCAAGCTAAAAGTAGATTTCTGAAAAAATGTAGTGATTTAATGAAATTTTAATGAAAAAGGGGGGAAAGAGAATGGGAAATATAGAAGAGTTAAATTGAGGTCATTTTTAATTTCTAGGTGGTTTCAATCATGATAGATCATTAAGAAAGATTAATTATTAGCGGAATGAAATTTCAATAGTTACATTTGGGGCCAGTAGTTTGTTTAATGAAATTACCATTCTATTAAAAAAGCTGTTAATAGGTGAGATTTGAGTGAGCTAGTAGACGTTTAAAGCCTCATTAAAGATGAAAATAGAAATGAATTTTACCTAGTTAAATATCTTTTTATACATAAACATTTAAATGAAAATTGACAGTTGATGAAGCGGAGTCTATGAAACGAAAGTGATTATACTCTATTGAACTGATTAGAAAGTTCTTTAATGAATCTATACTTATTAATACATGGTAAGGAGTGGATGATTTGTCTAACACTGTGCATTGTGATCGTTGCTCTCAGGAAATAAGGATAAGAGGAGATCTTGTAACTGCAACAATGTTTTTTCAAGTAGTTCCATATCACGTAGATTGTTATGCGAAAGATTTAAAGGGAGCAAAAACACTTATTTTAAATAATCAGCCAATTAATGGATTCTCTGGGAACTTTCTTACTTTTATAGCGATCATTGTCTTCATCGTATCATTTTTTATAAATGATGAAACGATGATTTATTTGTCAATTTTATCGGTAATTCCGATAATTTATCGGCTTTATTCATTTTTAATTTATGAGCGACATTTAGAAAAATAGGGAACAAATTTATAAAAGTTATTAATAATAACTTTACTTTTGCGCCAATATTTTTTAAGGTTTAGAATTGATGTCTTTTTTACAAAACAAAAATTAAAAAAACTCTGATTGACAGAGTTTTTTTTAATATTATTTACCGAAATTGCCAGCAAATTGCATGACAACTGCCTTAACTTCTTCTAATTTATCTGGTTTTAATAGAGTAATCATTTTTGGAACAAATTGTTGAACTTCTTCTAAAGAAAAAGTACCTTCATCTTGTTTCTTGAAGTTTTCTAAAAGAATCTCTTTTGCTTCATTTTCTTTGCCTTCTTGTACTCTTTGTAAAATAAAATTTAAGAACATTTCTTGAGCTTGCTTGTCCATCCCTTTGTTGCCTCCTAAAAAATAAAATTATACAACCATTTGGTGTTATTTATTATTATAACACCCTATGGTTGTATGTCAATTTTATTTTTCTCTATTGATTGATTCAGTATGTATTAGTTTGACGATATTTTTGTAAATCCGATTTATTATGTGAGTAGGAAGAAGTTAAATTAACTGAGAGTAATATACTTGTATTTTATCAATTAAAAGATATGAATTATGTAAATTTAATTAACGTTTTGTTGGATTTTTAGTGAAGTCATTAATTTAAAGATTAATACAAACCTCTACTAAAAGTGGCCAAATTGCGTTTATAATATTTAAGTAGCTAGGTTTCTAAAAAGGGGAGGCAATCAAAATTTGAAGAAAAAAATAGCAGTATCTTTTAGTGGAAAAGATTCAACATTGGCTTTACATGATTTAATGCATTCAAATGAATTCGAAGTCGTATTGTTAATAGCATCTGTAACGGAAGGATTTAACCGTACTAGTATTCATGGGGTTAGAGTCGAATTATTAGAGGCTCAAGCAAAATCAATTGGACTTCCATTAAGGAAAATTTGGATTCCGGAAAATTGTTCGAATGAGTTATACCAAGAGATCATGACAAAGGTTAATTTAGAATTAATAGAGCAAGGGATTGAATATGTTGCATTTGGAGATCTTTTTCTTGAAGATGTCCGAAAGTACCGAGAGGAAATGTTAAAACCACTAGGAATAACGCCAATTTTTCCTCTTTGGGGTGAAAGTACATCAAACGTGATTAGACGTTTTCTATCATTAGGATATAAAACGATTATTACTTGTGTAGATTTAACTAGATTATCTGAAGAATCTTCAGGCAAAGTGATCGATAAACAGTTTATAGATGAACTTCCAAAAGAAGTTGACCCTTGTGGTGAAAACGGTGAATATCACTCATTTGTGTTTGATGGACCGATTTTTAATACTCCAATTCATTTTGAGATTGGTGAAAAGAAACGATCTGCAGATATTTATACAGGTGAAATTAGATTTTGTTTTACCGATATTGTTCCTAACTGAATCGAAATCAACAAGTAAGAACATAAAACTAGTTCTTAATACTTGGACCCCATGGTGGAGTTGTTCCTTCATACATAGTAATATTTTGTTTCGCTAATCCAACTTGTTCGGCATAATAGTTTAACATCTCAAATACTGTTAACCGATGAAATGAGCCATTATTAAATTGTGGTTCATTTCTTTTTTTTTGATCCACTCTCCAAAGTGATACGGAGACTTTTGCAGTATGGTCATTAAATTCATTGATTGGAACACTAAAGTTGATGTTTTCATTATAATCATTTGCAACTGTAATAAGCGTAACTTCACCCATTTCCTTTTTTGGAAAACGAAAATCCTTTGTTACGGTTACTTGTAATTTTGCAGTTCCATTTGAATCCGTCAATTCTGTTCCAATCACTTTACCTAATGAATTGATAACAATAATTCTTGCTCCTTTAATTGGTGTAACCTCATCTATCGAATTAGTGGAATTAGAAGAGGGGCTTACTTGAACTGTAAGTGTGGCCGAAACATTATTCGACATATCTGCAAATGTTAATGATGTAAAACTAAAGAATAGTAACGCACTTAAAATAGTTGTCATATATATTTTTTTCATCATTTCGCACCTTATGAATTATTTAATGACTTAGTTTAAGTTTAATTATTCAATTATATACTTTTAAATAGTAAACAATCTTTCTCTAAATAAAGAAGGTAATTGGGAACGTTCAACCACATAATTTCTAGACTAGATATATCTTAGGTTAGAATATAAATGTTAATTTTACTTAATACTATTTAGCAAAAATAATCTTTTACGTACTAATACAAGAGGCAAGCTAATATGGAAATCTTTGAATTCATTTTATTTATGTTAAGTGGCGTTTTTATTTCTAATGTAGTTAGTAGATTAATTCCTAGTATTTCAGTACCACTTATTCAAGTTGGTTTAGGAATTTGTTTAGCTATTCCATTATCCGGCCATTCGATCGAATTAAATCCGGAACTTTTTCTTCTTCTCTTTATGGCACCTCTTTTATTTAATGATGGGGCAAATGTTAATAAAAAAGCTTTATGGGCAGTTAGAAAACCAATTTTATTACTTTCTGTTGGATTAGTATTTTTAACTGTAGCTATTTTAGGCTATTT from Arthrobacter citreus encodes the following:
- a CDS encoding diphthine--ammonia ligase codes for the protein MKKKIAVSFSGKDSTLALHDLMHSNEFEVVLLIASVTEGFNRTSIHGVRVELLEAQAKSIGLPLRKIWIPENCSNELYQEIMTKVNLELIEQGIEYVAFGDLFLEDVRKYREEMLKPLGITPIFPLWGESTSNVIRRFLSLGYKTIITCVDLTRLSEESSGKVIDKQFIDELPKEVDPCGENGEYHSFVFDGPIFNTPIHFEIGEKKRSADIYTGEIRFCFTDIVPN
- a CDS encoding cytochrome B5, coding for MHLHKYEKIWLTFGGISLIVFLVIIGVTAFRSHLQPAGGMVTVNPQTVENTAPFNHPGVYAKDDGTYDVVILTKTFAYEPTKLKVPVGKKIRFVLTSTDVNHSFSIVHTNVNMMAIPGQINTKEYSFKKPGNYLILCNEYCGTGHSFMQTTIEAVK